The Streptomyces spororaveus genome includes a region encoding these proteins:
- the serA gene encoding phosphoglycerate dehydrogenase has product MSSKPVVLIAEELSPATVEALGPDFEIRHCNGADRAELLPAIVDVDAILVRSATKVDAEAIAAAKKLRVVARAGVGLDNVDVSAATKAGVMVVNAPTSNIVTAAELACGLLVATARNIPQANTALKNGEWKRNKYTGVELSEKTLGVVGLGRIGVLVAQRMSAFGMKVVAYDPYVQPARAAQMGVKMLALDELLEVADFITVHLPKTPETLGLIGDEALHKVKPSVRIVNAARGGIVDEAALYTAIKEGRVAGAGLDVYAKEPCTDSPLFELDQVVCTPHLGASTDEAQEKAGVSVAKSVRLALAGELVPDAVNVQGGVIAEDVRPGLPLAEKLGRIFTALAGEVAVRLDVEVCGEITQHDVKVLELSALKGVFEDVVDETVSYVNAPLFAQERGVEVRLTTSSESPDHRNVVTVRGTLSDGQEVSVSGTLAGPKHLQKIVGVGEYDVDLSLADHMVVLRYTDRPGVVGTVGRVLGEGGLNIAGMQVARAEAHGEALAVLTVDAAVPANVLADIAAEIGAVSARTVSLA; this is encoded by the coding sequence GTGAGCTCGAAACCTGTCGTACTCATCGCCGAAGAGCTGTCGCCCGCCACCGTCGAGGCGCTGGGCCCGGACTTCGAGATCCGGCACTGCAACGGCGCGGACCGCGCCGAGCTGCTGCCCGCGATCGTCGACGTCGACGCGATCCTCGTCCGCTCCGCCACCAAGGTCGACGCCGAGGCCATCGCCGCGGCCAAGAAGCTGCGGGTCGTCGCGCGCGCCGGTGTCGGTCTGGACAACGTGGACGTCTCCGCCGCCACGAAGGCCGGCGTGATGGTCGTCAACGCGCCGACCTCGAACATCGTGACCGCGGCCGAGCTGGCCTGCGGCCTGCTCGTCGCCACCGCCCGCAACATTCCGCAGGCCAACACCGCCCTGAAGAACGGCGAGTGGAAGCGGAACAAGTACACGGGCGTCGAGCTCAGCGAGAAGACCCTCGGCGTCGTCGGCCTCGGCCGCATCGGCGTGCTGGTCGCCCAGCGCATGTCGGCCTTCGGCATGAAGGTCGTCGCGTACGACCCCTACGTACAGCCCGCGCGCGCCGCCCAGATGGGCGTCAAGATGCTGGCGCTGGACGAGCTCCTGGAGGTCGCCGACTTCATCACCGTGCACCTGCCCAAGACTCCCGAGACCCTCGGTCTCATCGGGGACGAGGCCCTGCACAAGGTGAAGCCGTCGGTCCGTATCGTCAACGCCGCCCGCGGCGGGATCGTCGACGAGGCCGCGCTGTACACGGCCATCAAGGAGGGCCGCGTCGCCGGCGCCGGCCTCGACGTGTACGCGAAGGAGCCCTGCACGGACTCCCCGCTCTTCGAACTCGACCAGGTCGTCTGCACCCCGCACCTCGGCGCGTCCACGGACGAGGCCCAGGAGAAGGCCGGTGTCTCGGTCGCCAAGTCGGTGCGCCTCGCGCTCGCCGGTGAGCTCGTGCCGGACGCGGTCAACGTCCAGGGCGGTGTCATCGCCGAGGACGTCCGTCCGGGCCTGCCGCTCGCGGAGAAGCTCGGCCGCATCTTCACCGCCCTCGCGGGCGAGGTCGCGGTCCGCCTCGACGTCGAGGTCTGCGGCGAGATCACCCAGCACGACGTCAAGGTGCTGGAACTCTCCGCCCTCAAGGGTGTCTTCGAGGACGTCGTCGACGAGACGGTCTCCTACGTCAACGCCCCGCTGTTCGCGCAGGAGCGCGGCGTCGAGGTCCGTCTGACGACCAGCTCGGAGTCCCCGGACCACCGCAACGTGGTGACCGTGCGCGGCACCCTGTCGGACGGTCAGGAGGTCTCGGTCTCCGGCACGCTCGCGGGCCCGAAGCACCTCCAGAAGATCGTCGGCGTCGGCGAGTACGACGTGGACCTGTCGCTCGCCGACCACATGGTCGTCCTGCGCTACACCGACCGCCCCGGCGTGGTCGGCACCGTCGGCCGCGTCCTCGGCGAGGGCGGCCTGAACATCGCGGGCATGCAGGTGGCCCGTGCGGAGGCGCACGGCGAGGCGCTCGCCGTCCTCACCGTCGACGCCGCGGTCCCGGCGAACGTCCTCGCGGACATCGCCGCCGAGATCGGCGCCGTCTCGGCGCGCACGGTCAGCCTCGCCTGA
- the ilvN gene encoding acetolactate synthase small subunit, translating into MSKHTLSVLVENTPGILARIAALFSRRGFNIDSLAVGVTEHPDISRITIVVNVEDLPLEQVTKQLNKLVNVLKIVELEPHNAIERELVLVKVRADNETRSQIVEIVQLFRAKTVDVSPEAVTIEATGGTDKLGAMLKMLEPFGIKELVQSGTIAIGRGGRSITDRSLRALDRSA; encoded by the coding sequence ATGTCCAAGCACACGCTCTCCGTCCTGGTCGAGAACACGCCCGGCATCCTCGCCCGGATCGCCGCCCTGTTCTCCCGCCGCGGGTTCAACATCGACTCCCTCGCGGTCGGCGTCACCGAACACCCCGACATCTCCCGCATCACCATCGTCGTCAACGTCGAGGACCTCCCGCTGGAGCAGGTGACCAAGCAGCTGAACAAGCTGGTCAACGTCCTCAAGATCGTCGAGCTGGAGCCGCACAACGCCATCGAGCGCGAGCTCGTCCTGGTGAAGGTCCGCGCCGACAACGAGACCCGTTCGCAGATCGTCGAGATCGTCCAGCTCTTCCGCGCCAAGACGGTCGACGTCTCCCCGGAGGCCGTCACCATCGAGGCCACCGGCGGTACCGACAAGCTCGGCGCGATGCTCAAGATGCTGGAGCCCTTCGGCATCAAGGAGCTCGTCCAGTCCGGCACGATCGCCATAGGGCGTGGCGGACGGTCCATCACGGACCGCAGCCTGCGCGCGCTCGACCGCAGCGCCTGA
- a CDS encoding proline dehydrogenase family protein, which translates to MLGPVILAASRSDKMRRIVSAAPVTKPVVNRFIPGETVDQVIPIVEELTRNGLEVTLDVVGEDITEVAQSHAARDAYLQLIERLAELGLGEKAEMSVKLSMFGQALEGGHELALANVRPVVEAAAAIGTTVTLDAEDHTTLDSMFAIHEELRRDFPQTGCVIQAYLFRTEADARRLAAAGSRVRIVKGAYKEPAEVAYLDKAEIDKAYVRILKILMDGEGYPMIGSHDPRLIAIGQELARKAGRKLDEYEFQMLYGIRSEEHLRLAAEGHRMRVYTAYGTDWYGYFMRRLAEKPANLLFFVRSMITKN; encoded by the coding sequence GTGCTGGGTCCCGTGATCCTCGCCGCTTCGCGCAGCGACAAGATGCGTCGTATCGTCTCCGCCGCCCCGGTGACCAAGCCCGTGGTGAATCGGTTCATCCCCGGCGAGACCGTCGATCAGGTCATCCCGATCGTCGAGGAGCTCACGCGCAACGGTCTTGAGGTCACCCTCGACGTCGTGGGCGAGGACATCACCGAGGTGGCGCAGTCCCACGCCGCCCGGGACGCCTACCTCCAGCTCATCGAGCGCCTCGCGGAGCTCGGTCTCGGCGAGAAGGCCGAGATGTCCGTCAAGCTGTCGATGTTCGGCCAGGCCCTGGAGGGCGGCCACGAGCTCGCCCTCGCCAACGTCCGCCCGGTCGTCGAGGCCGCGGCCGCCATCGGCACCACCGTGACCCTCGACGCCGAGGACCACACCACCCTCGACTCGATGTTCGCCATCCACGAGGAGCTGCGCCGGGACTTCCCGCAGACCGGCTGCGTGATCCAGGCGTACCTCTTCCGCACGGAGGCCGACGCCCGCCGCCTGGCCGCCGCCGGCAGTCGCGTCCGCATCGTCAAGGGCGCCTACAAGGAGCCCGCCGAGGTCGCGTACCTGGACAAGGCGGAGATCGACAAGGCGTACGTCCGGATCCTGAAGATCCTGATGGACGGCGAGGGCTACCCGATGATCGGGTCGCACGACCCGCGCCTGATCGCCATCGGCCAGGAGCTCGCCCGCAAGGCCGGGCGCAAGCTGGACGAGTACGAGTTCCAGATGCTGTACGGCATCCGCAGCGAGGAGCACCTGCGGCTCGCCGCCGAGGGCCACCGGATGCGTGTGTACACCGCGTACGGGACGGACTGGTACGGCTACTTCATGCGCCGCCTCGCGGAGAAGCCGGCCAACCTGCTCTTCTTCGTCCGCTCGATGATCACCAAGAACTAG
- the ilvC gene encoding ketol-acid reductoisomerase has translation MAELFYENDADLSIIQGRKVAVIGYGSQGHAHALSLRDSGVDVVVGLKEGSKSKAKAEEQGLKVVPVAEAAAWANVIMILTPDPLQAEIYEESIKEHLQEGDALFFGHGFNVRYGFIKPPANVDVALVAPKGPGHLVRRQYEEGRGVPCIAAVEQDFSGNAFALALSYAAGIGGTRAGVIKTTFTEETETDLFGEQAVLCGGASALVKAGFETLTEAGYQPEIAYFECLHELKLIVDLMYEGGLEKMRWSVSETAEWGDYITGPRVITDATKAEMKKVLAEIQSGEFANTWMAEYKAGLPKYNEYKKADEEHLLETTGKKLRKLMSWVDSDES, from the coding sequence GTGGCCGAGCTGTTCTACGAGAACGACGCCGACCTGTCCATCATCCAGGGCCGCAAGGTCGCGGTCATCGGTTACGGCAGCCAGGGCCACGCCCACGCGCTGTCGCTCCGTGACTCCGGCGTCGACGTCGTCGTCGGTCTGAAGGAGGGCTCGAAGTCCAAGGCCAAGGCCGAGGAGCAGGGTCTGAAGGTCGTCCCCGTGGCCGAGGCCGCCGCCTGGGCGAACGTCATCATGATCCTCACCCCGGACCCGCTGCAGGCCGAGATCTACGAGGAGTCCATCAAGGAGCACCTCCAGGAGGGCGACGCGCTCTTCTTCGGCCACGGCTTCAACGTCCGCTACGGCTTCATCAAGCCCCCGGCCAACGTGGACGTCGCCCTCGTCGCCCCCAAGGGCCCGGGCCACCTGGTCCGCCGTCAGTACGAGGAGGGCCGCGGCGTTCCGTGCATCGCCGCCGTCGAGCAGGACTTCTCGGGCAACGCCTTCGCGCTCGCGCTCTCGTACGCGGCCGGCATCGGCGGCACCCGTGCCGGCGTCATCAAGACCACCTTCACCGAGGAGACCGAGACCGACCTGTTCGGTGAGCAGGCCGTCCTCTGCGGTGGCGCCTCCGCCCTGGTCAAGGCCGGTTTCGAGACCCTGACCGAGGCCGGCTACCAGCCGGAGATCGCCTACTTCGAGTGCCTGCACGAGCTGAAGCTCATCGTCGACCTCATGTACGAGGGCGGCCTGGAGAAGATGCGCTGGTCGGTCTCCGAGACCGCCGAGTGGGGCGACTACATCACCGGCCCGCGCGTCATCACCGACGCCACCAAGGCCGAGATGAAGAAGGTCCTCGCGGAGATCCAGAGCGGCGAGTTCGCCAACACCTGGATGGCCGAGTACAAGGCCGGTCTGCCGAAGTACAACGAGTACAAGAAGGCCGACGAGGAGCACCTGCTGGAGACCACCGGCAAGAAGCTCCGCAAGCTGATGAGCTGGGTCGACAGCGACGAGAGCTGA
- a CDS encoding MFS transporter, with product MTTPAATARRAGRREWTAFTVLLLPLLLVSMDVSVLYFAIPAITDQLDPSSTQQLWIFDSYGFALAGLLITMGSLGDRIGRRKLLLIGATAFGLASIGAGYATSAEMLIACRVLLGIGGATLMPSTLALVRNLFQDDKQRGQAIAIWSGAMTGGIALGSVLSGVMLNHFYWGSVFLINVPAMLLLLILVPVLVPEFKDPAPGRFDLASVPLSMAAVLPVVYGLKEIAAEGFEPLYLGCLAAGLAFGYVFVRRQRTRDDAMVSRALFRGRGFGAGIGLNSVAAFAMMGSAYFTTQYLQSVLGMGTLEAALWSLAPSVVIGAAAPASAAMAQKTDRAYVIAGGFVLGAVGFALLSLAGADSLWLVLAGAGVLASGIVSVMSLVSDMALASAPAEKAGSAASLLETGAEFGGALGMAVLGSLGTAVYRDDLAGAEPAVRETLGGAVATAHHIGGPAGEQVLALAREAFVHGMQYAAWGGTALLLGAAVLAAALMRGIEAPAPPAAEPADASRIPVQEATYN from the coding sequence ATGACAACTCCCGCTGCCACAGCGCGACGTGCCGGCCGCCGTGAATGGACCGCCTTCACCGTCCTCCTGCTGCCCCTGCTCCTGGTCTCGATGGACGTCTCCGTCCTCTACTTCGCCATCCCGGCCATCACCGACCAGCTGGACCCGAGCTCCACCCAGCAGCTCTGGATCTTCGACAGCTACGGCTTCGCCCTCGCCGGCCTGCTCATCACGATGGGCTCGCTCGGCGACCGGATCGGCCGCCGCAAGCTGCTGCTGATCGGCGCGACCGCCTTCGGCCTCGCCTCGATCGGGGCCGGCTACGCCACCAGCGCCGAGATGCTCATCGCCTGCCGTGTCCTGCTCGGCATCGGCGGCGCGACCCTGATGCCCTCCACGCTGGCCCTCGTACGGAACCTCTTCCAGGACGACAAGCAGCGCGGTCAGGCCATCGCCATCTGGTCCGGCGCCATGACCGGCGGCATCGCCCTCGGCTCGGTGCTCAGCGGGGTGATGCTCAACCACTTCTACTGGGGCTCCGTCTTCCTCATCAACGTGCCCGCGATGCTGCTCCTGCTGATCCTGGTCCCGGTCCTGGTCCCCGAGTTCAAGGACCCCGCCCCCGGCCGCTTCGACCTCGCGAGCGTCCCGCTGTCCATGGCCGCCGTACTGCCGGTCGTCTACGGGCTCAAGGAGATCGCCGCCGAGGGCTTCGAACCCCTCTACCTGGGCTGCCTCGCGGCCGGTCTCGCCTTCGGATACGTCTTCGTCCGCCGCCAGCGCACCCGTGACGACGCCATGGTGAGCCGGGCGCTGTTCCGGGGCCGCGGCTTCGGGGCGGGCATCGGGCTGAACTCCGTCGCCGCCTTCGCCATGATGGGCTCGGCCTACTTCACCACCCAGTACCTCCAGTCGGTGCTCGGGATGGGCACCCTGGAAGCCGCCCTGTGGAGCCTGGCCCCCTCGGTCGTCATCGGCGCCGCGGCCCCGGCCTCCGCTGCCATGGCCCAGAAGACGGACCGGGCCTACGTCATCGCCGGCGGGTTCGTCCTCGGCGCCGTCGGCTTCGCCCTGCTGAGCCTGGCGGGCGCCGACTCGCTGTGGCTGGTCCTGGCCGGCGCCGGGGTGCTGGCCTCGGGCATCGTCTCCGTGATGTCCCTGGTCTCCGACATGGCGCTCGCCTCGGCGCCCGCCGAGAAGGCCGGTTCGGCGGCCTCACTGCTCGAGACCGGGGCGGAGTTCGGCGGCGCGCTGGGCATGGCCGTCCTCGGCAGCCTGGGCACCGCGGTCTACCGCGACGACCTGGCCGGCGCCGAACCCGCGGTCCGGGAGACCCTGGGCGGGGCCGTCGCCACCGCCCACCACATCGGCGGGCCCGCCGGGGAGCAGGTGCTGGCCCTGGCCCGGGAGGCCTTCGTCCACGGGATGCAGTACGCGGCCTGGGGCGGTACGGCGCTGCTGCTCGGGGCGGCCGTGCTCGCCGCGGCTCTGATGCGCGGGATCGAAGCACCCGCCCCGCCCGCGGCGGAGCCCGCCGACGCTTCCCGGATCCCGGTCCAGGAGGCGACGTACAACTGA
- a CDS encoding SMI1/KNR4 family protein has product MSDWDAEAVRARLRAKTFRYELRPPLPEAEVRAFEAEHGIRLPEEYRTFVTTVGDGPAGPEHGLMPLITPRPEADDDWAVDDEWRDDRRPGRLAAPCPIRKPRPFDDSRRFDEAEGLTLGTLMLAEQGCGTYARLILNGPLAGQVWHLEQDFGCHTPESTDFRTWYTDWLEQ; this is encoded by the coding sequence ATGAGCGACTGGGACGCGGAGGCCGTACGGGCACGGTTGCGCGCGAAGACCTTCCGGTACGAGCTGAGGCCGCCGCTCCCGGAGGCGGAGGTCCGGGCCTTCGAGGCGGAGCACGGCATCCGGCTGCCCGAGGAGTACCGGACGTTCGTCACGACGGTCGGCGACGGCCCCGCGGGCCCCGAGCACGGACTGATGCCGCTGATCACCCCGCGCCCCGAGGCCGACGACGACTGGGCGGTGGACGACGAGTGGCGGGACGACCGCCGCCCGGGCCGGCTGGCAGCACCCTGCCCGATCCGCAAGCCCCGTCCGTTCGACGACAGCCGCCGGTTCGACGAGGCCGAGGGCTTGACCCTGGGCACGCTCATGCTGGCCGAACAGGGCTGCGGCACGTATGCGAGGTTGATCCTCAACGGGCCGCTGGCCGGTCAAGTCTGGCACCTGGAGCAGGATTTCGGCTGCCACACGCCCGAGAGCACGGACTTCCGCACCTGGTACACCGACTGGCTGGAGCAGTGA
- a CDS encoding nitroreductase family protein, translating into MSPDTQRWTPIHGQPYRPAAYRPARMPQHESLTRAAELRARMDERRTVRHFSPDPVPEQVVRDAIACAATAPSGAHQQPWTFVLVKDPAVRQQIRAAAEQEEQLSYDGRLGDEWLAALRPIGTDAVKTHLTDAPALIVVFQQRYWLGPDGTKRKHYYVDESVGIAVGMLLSALHLSGLAALVHTPSPMRFLSHVLERPENEKAFAVIPVGYPADDCEVPDLVRKSLGQVMVEV; encoded by the coding sequence ATGTCGCCCGATACCCAGCGGTGGACCCCGATCCACGGCCAGCCGTACCGTCCCGCCGCCTACCGGCCCGCGCGGATGCCCCAGCACGAATCCCTGACGCGGGCCGCCGAGTTGCGGGCCCGGATGGACGAGCGGCGGACCGTACGCCACTTCTCCCCCGACCCCGTACCGGAGCAGGTGGTCCGGGACGCGATCGCCTGCGCCGCGACCGCGCCCTCCGGGGCACACCAGCAGCCGTGGACCTTCGTCCTGGTGAAGGACCCGGCCGTGCGGCAGCAGATCCGCGCGGCCGCCGAGCAGGAGGAGCAGCTGTCCTACGACGGCCGGCTGGGCGACGAATGGCTCGCCGCCCTGCGCCCCATCGGCACGGACGCCGTGAAGACCCACCTCACGGACGCCCCGGCGCTGATCGTGGTCTTCCAGCAGCGCTACTGGCTCGGTCCGGACGGGACGAAGCGCAAGCACTACTACGTGGACGAGTCGGTCGGCATCGCGGTCGGCATGCTCCTGTCCGCCCTCCACCTGTCCGGCCTGGCGGCGCTGGTCCACACCCCGAGCCCCATGCGTTTCCTCAGCCACGTCCTGGAGCGCCCGGAGAACGAGAAGGCCTTCGCCGTCATCCCGGTGGGCTACCCGGCGGACGACTGCGAGGTCCCGGACCTGGTCCGCAAGTCCCTCGGCCAGGTCATGGTCGAGGTGTGA
- the pruA gene encoding L-glutamate gamma-semialdehyde dehydrogenase, with amino-acid sequence MDAVTQVPAPVNEPVHSYAPGTPERTRLEAQLKLLSENPIELPMTINGVKRMGGGERFDVVQPHDHQSVLGTYANATEADAQEAIDAALAAAPAWRSMSFDDRAAIILRAAELLSGPWREKLAASTMLGQSKTAQQAEIDTPCELVDFWRFNVHFARQILAEQPVANSAGVWNRSDHRPLEGFVYAITPFNFTAIAGNLPTAPALMGNVVLWKPSPTQTHSAILLMELLEEAGLPKGVINLVTGDGIAVSEVALNHPELAGIHFTGSTKTFQYLWKTVGNNIEKYKSYPRLVGETGGKDFVVAHPSADRAVLKTALTRGSFEFQGQKCSASSRAYVPASIWNDGFKEAFAAEVDGITMGDVRDLTNFIGAVIDERSFAKNKAAIDRAIADPTCEIIAGGTYDDSEGYFVRPTVIACTDPENEVFTTEYFGPILAMHVYEDADFDAMLAQMESVSAYALTGSIIAADRYAAADAMEKLRFAAGNFYINDKSTGAVVGQQPFGGGRASGTNDKAGAASNLQRWTSTRSIKETLVAPTEYGYPHMG; translated from the coding sequence ATGGATGCTGTGACCCAGGTCCCCGCGCCGGTCAACGAGCCGGTCCACTCGTACGCCCCCGGTACCCCGGAGCGCACGCGGCTCGAAGCGCAGCTCAAGCTGCTGTCCGAGAACCCGATCGAACTTCCGATGACGATCAACGGCGTCAAGCGGATGGGCGGCGGTGAGCGCTTCGACGTGGTCCAGCCGCACGACCACCAGTCGGTGCTCGGCACCTACGCCAACGCCACCGAGGCCGACGCGCAGGAGGCGATCGACGCCGCCCTGGCCGCCGCCCCGGCCTGGCGTTCGATGTCCTTCGACGACCGCGCCGCGATCATCCTGCGCGCCGCCGAGCTGCTGTCCGGCCCGTGGCGCGAGAAGCTCGCCGCCTCCACCATGCTGGGCCAGTCGAAGACCGCGCAGCAGGCCGAGATCGACACCCCGTGCGAGCTCGTCGACTTCTGGCGCTTCAACGTCCACTTCGCCCGCCAGATCCTGGCCGAGCAGCCGGTCGCGAACTCCGCCGGCGTGTGGAACCGCAGCGACCACCGCCCGCTCGAGGGCTTCGTCTACGCGATCACGCCGTTCAACTTCACGGCCATCGCCGGCAACCTGCCGACCGCCCCCGCCCTCATGGGCAACGTGGTCCTGTGGAAGCCGTCCCCGACGCAGACCCACTCCGCGATCCTCCTCATGGAGCTCCTGGAGGAGGCCGGCCTGCCCAAGGGCGTCATCAACCTGGTGACCGGCGACGGCATCGCCGTCTCCGAGGTGGCCCTGAACCACCCCGAGCTGGCCGGCATCCACTTCACCGGCTCGACCAAGACCTTCCAGTACCTGTGGAAGACGGTCGGCAACAACATCGAGAAGTACAAGTCCTACCCGCGCCTGGTCGGCGAGACCGGCGGCAAGGACTTCGTCGTCGCGCACCCGTCCGCGGACCGCGCCGTCCTGAAGACCGCCCTGACCCGCGGTTCCTTCGAGTTCCAGGGCCAGAAGTGCTCGGCGTCCTCGCGCGCCTACGTCCCGGCCTCGATCTGGAACGACGGCTTCAAGGAGGCCTTCGCGGCCGAGGTCGACGGCATCACCATGGGTGACGTCCGCGACCTGACCAACTTCATCGGCGCCGTCATCGACGAGCGCTCGTTCGCGAAGAACAAGGCCGCGATCGACCGCGCCATCGCCGACCCGACCTGCGAGATCATCGCCGGTGGCACCTACGACGACTCGGAGGGCTACTTCGTCCGCCCGACCGTCATCGCGTGCACCGACCCGGAGAACGAGGTCTTCACGACCGAGTACTTCGGCCCGATCCTCGCCATGCACGTCTACGAGGACGCCGACTTCGACGCGATGCTCGCGCAGATGGAGTCCGTCTCGGCGTACGCCCTGACCGGCTCGATCATCGCCGCCGACCGCTACGCGGCCGCGGACGCGATGGAGAAGCTCCGCTTCGCGGCGGGCAACTTCTACATCAACGACAAGTCCACCGGCGCCGTCGTCGGCCAGCAGCCCTTCGGCGGCGGCCGCGCCTCGGGTACCAACGACAAGGCGGGCGCCGCGAGCAACCTGCAGCGCTGGACCTCGACCCGCTCCATCAAGGAGACCCTGGTCGCGCCGACCGAGTACGGCTACCCCCACATGGGCTGA
- a CDS encoding TetR/AcrR family transcriptional regulator — MGHREDLLEGAKKCLVEKGFVRTTARDIVSASGTNLASIGYHYGSKDALLTEAFIGLIEEWGAVFQDGLDGQGGSMERFRALWEGVLAQHEKSGPIWAASLEVALGRDEKPELRAMLAASQAEGRRGLIAMLTDTPEDQLDERDVRTLGGFYQALLHGLMIQWLFDPESASTAEEFTEGMRRAAEAMTRPAGTP, encoded by the coding sequence ATGGGACATCGCGAAGATCTGCTTGAAGGCGCCAAGAAGTGCCTGGTCGAGAAGGGGTTCGTGCGCACGACCGCGCGCGACATCGTCAGTGCCTCGGGGACCAACCTGGCCTCCATCGGCTACCACTACGGTTCCAAGGACGCCCTCCTGACCGAGGCGTTCATCGGCCTCATCGAGGAGTGGGGTGCGGTCTTCCAGGACGGACTCGACGGCCAGGGCGGCTCGATGGAGCGCTTCCGCGCCCTGTGGGAGGGAGTGCTGGCCCAGCACGAGAAGTCGGGGCCGATCTGGGCGGCCAGCCTGGAGGTGGCGCTCGGCCGGGACGAGAAGCCGGAGTTGCGGGCGATGCTCGCCGCCTCCCAGGCGGAGGGACGCCGGGGGCTGATCGCGATGCTCACCGACACCCCGGAGGACCAGCTCGACGAGCGGGACGTCCGCACCCTGGGCGGCTTCTACCAGGCGCTGCTGCACGGCCTGATGATCCAGTGGCTCTTCGACCCGGAGTCGGCGTCCACCGCCGAGGAGTTCACCGAGGGCATGCGCCGCGCGGCCGAGGCGATGACCCGGCCCGCGGGCACCCCCTAG
- a CDS encoding PucR family transcriptional regulator, with amino-acid sequence MKGDYQDLVDEISALLGAPATLENRDFRLIAFGAHDSDDDLAMDPVRTRSILTRQSTAAVRSWFEGFGIARATGPVRIPAAPDAGVFRGRICLPVRYRGIVQGYVWLLDQEPGKPGPEPAALDAAMEVAQRIGVLLAEEAKAGADLSREFLAVLTAGRGWQQDMAVAALRAALGPGGDGLHAAVCVAPWPGEAPASVPGAAAVCVVPRRGGGEPGGPAGPGAGSGPGPGSEPAGEPALAVLLRLRSTDALAPALAAVTRLLPRAAQTTGTGGGNAGSGGGKTGAGGGSAGSGGGAGSTSATAATAHRVTAGVADPVRGLADLPAAWEQAVASARAAAAQPRFGPVAQWSAIGPYRLLTALTADPVDDPAARTLLTPAHRELARTAEVFLDCAGQAGRAAAALGIHRQTLYYRLGRVEQLTGLDLDEGEDRLLLHMALKASRLA; translated from the coding sequence GTGAAGGGCGATTACCAGGACCTGGTGGACGAGATCTCCGCGCTGCTCGGCGCCCCGGCGACCCTGGAGAACCGGGACTTCCGGCTGATCGCCTTCGGCGCGCACGACAGCGATGACGATCTCGCGATGGACCCGGTACGGACCCGCTCGATCCTGACCCGGCAGTCGACGGCGGCCGTCCGGTCCTGGTTCGAGGGCTTCGGCATCGCCCGCGCCACCGGGCCCGTGCGGATCCCGGCGGCGCCCGACGCCGGAGTGTTCCGCGGGCGGATCTGCCTGCCGGTGCGGTACCGGGGCATCGTGCAGGGCTACGTGTGGCTGCTGGACCAGGAGCCCGGCAAGCCCGGGCCCGAGCCGGCGGCGCTGGACGCGGCCATGGAGGTGGCCCAGCGCATCGGGGTGCTGCTCGCCGAGGAGGCCAAGGCCGGGGCCGACCTGTCGCGGGAGTTCCTGGCGGTGCTCACGGCCGGCCGGGGCTGGCAGCAGGACATGGCGGTGGCCGCGCTGCGGGCGGCTCTCGGCCCGGGCGGGGACGGACTGCACGCGGCGGTCTGCGTGGCGCCGTGGCCCGGGGAGGCTCCGGCGTCGGTGCCGGGCGCGGCGGCGGTGTGCGTCGTACCGCGGCGGGGCGGGGGCGAGCCGGGCGGCCCGGCCGGACCCGGCGCGGGATCGGGGCCGGGGCCGGGGTCGGAGCCCGCGGGTGAACCGGCTCTGGCCGTACTGCTCCGGCTGCGCTCGACGGACGCCCTGGCTCCGGCCCTGGCGGCGGTGACGCGGCTGCTGCCGCGCGCGGCGCAGACGACGGGCACGGGCGGCGGGAACGCCGGGTCGGGCGGAGGGAAAACCGGAGCGGGCGGCGGGAGCGCAGGGTCGGGCGGAGGCGCCGGGTCCACGAGCGCCACCGCGGCCACCGCGCACCGGGTGACCGCCGGCGTCGCCGACCCCGTACGCGGACTCGCGGACCTGCCCGCCGCCTGGGAGCAGGCCGTCGCCTCCGCCCGGGCGGCCGCGGCCCAGCCCCGCTTCGGCCCTGTCGCCCAGTGGTCGGCGATCGGCCCGTACCGGCTGCTGACGGCACTCACCGCCGATCCGGTGGACGACCCCGCGGCCCGCACGCTGCTGACCCCGGCCCACCGCGAACTCGCCCGTACCGCCGAGGTCTTCCTGGACTGCGCGGGCCAGGCGGGCCGCGCGGCGGCCGCCCTGGGCATCCACCGTCAGACCCTCTACTACCGGCTGGGCCGGGTGGAGCAGTTGACCGGCCTGGACCTGGACGAGGGCGAGGACCGGCTGCTGCTCCACATGGCCCTGAAGGCCTCCCGCCTGGCCTAG